Proteins from a genomic interval of Kiloniellales bacterium:
- the rocF gene encoding arginase, with product MGPTIALIGAPTDIGAGHRGGSMGPEALRVAGLGRALQTLGYEVVDRGNLAGPPNPDAAPVAGYRHLAEVTAWCEKVRDALSAALDEGLFPVLLGGDHCLAIGSIAAIAGHCAARETPLSVLWLDAHADFNTPQTSPSGNIHGMPVAVVAGQGPESLTALGQATPMLDPARIFQLGIRSVDHVEKQMVVESGLEVHDMRRIDENGMRKTMDRVLERIAAIGGHLHVSFDVDFLDPAIAPGVGTTVPGGPTYREAQLCMEMIYDSGLMRSLDIMELNPAYDHQNRTAALVVELVESLFGEQILSRHHSTL from the coding sequence ATGGGTCCGACGATCGCCCTGATCGGGGCGCCGACCGACATCGGCGCGGGGCACCGGGGCGGGTCCATGGGCCCGGAAGCCCTGCGCGTCGCCGGGCTCGGCCGCGCCCTGCAGACCCTCGGCTACGAGGTGGTCGATCGGGGCAACCTCGCCGGGCCGCCGAACCCGGATGCCGCGCCGGTCGCGGGCTACCGGCACCTGGCGGAGGTGACCGCGTGGTGCGAAAAGGTCCGCGACGCCCTCTCCGCGGCCCTCGACGAAGGCCTGTTTCCCGTGCTGCTGGGCGGGGACCACTGCCTCGCGATCGGGTCCATCGCCGCGATCGCCGGGCACTGCGCCGCGCGGGAGACGCCGCTCTCGGTCCTTTGGCTGGACGCCCACGCCGACTTCAACACGCCGCAGACCTCGCCCTCGGGCAACATCCACGGCATGCCGGTCGCCGTCGTCGCGGGCCAGGGGCCGGAGTCCCTGACCGCCCTGGGCCAGGCGACGCCCATGCTCGATCCGGCGCGGATCTTCCAGCTCGGCATCCGCTCCGTCGACCACGTCGAGAAGCAAATGGTCGTGGAGAGCGGCCTGGAGGTCCACGACATGCGGCGCATCGACGAGAACGGCATGCGCAAGACCATGGACCGGGTCCTTGAGCGCATCGCCGCCATCGGCGGCCACCTGCACGTCAGCTTCGACGTCGACTTCCTGGACCCCGCGATCGCGCCCGGCGTCGGCACCACGGTGCCGGGCGGGCCGACCTACCGCGAGGCCCAGCTCTGCATGGAGATGATCTACGACTCCGGCCTGATGCGCTCCCTGGACATCATGGAGCTGAACCCGGCCTACGACCATCAGAACCGGACCGCGGCCCTGGTGGTGGAGCTGGTCGAGAGCCTCTTCGGCGAGCAGATCCTCAGCCGCCACCATTCGACGCTTTGA
- a CDS encoding competence protein CoiA family protein gives MLVAALKGDRVEADIAERGLEYLCPECKGPVILKRGRIKIAHFAHKPPTDCTWAKGETLAHLESKKLFRDSFVSRGLRAEVEFLVPSLPNDRRADVLVWSPMGQQAAIELQHTSIQPEVIEKRAFSYAREGIAQAWIPFLSPKAMVQAETGKGSGGLFIERYSARPFERWAHAFHFGRLWFYNPTQKVLWRGHFDDHQIWVDHSDWYSSDGEEMSAGGYSRISKRWKELTLWGPYSVDQVKIKIRQRKAWQTDRYRIPAGRVAHFVTEDEPDS, from the coding sequence ATGCTCGTGGCTGCGCTCAAGGGTGATCGCGTTGAAGCTGACATTGCTGAGCGCGGCTTGGAGTACCTGTGCCCCGAGTGTAAGGGGCCTGTGATCCTGAAGCGCGGTCGGATCAAGATTGCTCACTTCGCTCACAAGCCGCCAACGGATTGCACGTGGGCGAAAGGCGAGACACTGGCACACCTGGAATCGAAAAAGCTGTTCCGGGACTCCTTCGTATCGCGAGGCTTGCGGGCGGAAGTCGAGTTCCTAGTTCCATCGCTGCCGAACGATCGGCGCGCCGATGTATTGGTGTGGTCGCCAATGGGTCAGCAGGCGGCAATTGAGCTGCAGCACACCAGCATTCAGCCAGAGGTAATCGAAAAACGCGCATTCTCTTATGCACGTGAGGGTATCGCTCAAGCATGGATTCCGTTCCTGTCGCCGAAGGCCATGGTGCAAGCCGAAACAGGAAAGGGCAGCGGCGGTCTTTTCATTGAAAGGTATTCGGCCCGGCCATTCGAGCGATGGGCGCACGCCTTCCACTTCGGACGACTGTGGTTCTATAACCCCACGCAAAAGGTTCTATGGCGCGGCCATTTCGACGATCATCAGATTTGGGTCGATCACTCAGACTGGTACAGTTCGGACGGAGAGGAAATGTCGGCGGGCGGCTATTCCCGCATCTCCAAGCGGTGGAAGGAATTGACCTTGTGGGGTCCGTACTCCGTCGATCAAGTCAAGATCAAAATCAGGCAGCGCAAGGCGTGGCAGACGGATCGATACCGAATACCGGCGGGACGTGTCGCCCACTTTGTGACCGAGGACGAGCCGGATTCGTAG
- a CDS encoding histidine phosphatase family protein translates to MTGRRLHRVRHGPVVVDPERDSRDWVLAAEAAPLILALSDGLSGRGLRRVLASPQGKAVATARILAEALALPVEVRDGLEEHHRLKAQQGASEAAFRADMARLFARPEEVVFGSKSAAAALARFRGALSGIMAESDADELVVSHGTVISLLAAAGGNGRAEDIWASLRLPDHLVLAWPSLALESRRS, encoded by the coding sequence GTGACCGGGCGCAGGCTGCATCGGGTCCGACACGGGCCGGTCGTCGTCGACCCGGAGCGCGACTCGCGCGACTGGGTGCTCGCCGCCGAAGCCGCGCCGCTGATCCTCGCCCTGTCGGACGGCCTGTCCGGCCGCGGCCTGCGGCGGGTCCTCGCCAGCCCGCAAGGCAAGGCGGTGGCGACGGCGCGCATCCTGGCCGAGGCCCTGGCCCTGCCCGTTGAGGTCCGCGACGGCCTGGAAGAGCATCACCGGCTCAAGGCGCAGCAGGGCGCGTCGGAGGCCGCCTTCCGCGCCGACATGGCGCGGCTCTTCGCCCGCCCGGAGGAGGTCGTCTTCGGGTCGAAGAGCGCGGCCGCCGCCCTCGCCAGGTTCCGCGGCGCCTTGTCCGGGATCATGGCCGAGTCCGACGCCGACGAGTTGGTCGTCTCCCACGGGACGGTGATCAGCCTGCTCGCCGCCGCAGGCGGCAACGGCAGGGCGGAAGACATCTGGGCCTCCTTGCGCCTGCCGGATCACCTGGTCCTCGCCTGGCCGAGCCTCGCCCTCGAAAGTCGTCGGTCCTGA
- a CDS encoding GFA family protein yields MEDSQDRHRGGCLCGAVRYEVRGPLRGVVNCYCSLCQKLHGGVGPHSKADKAAITLLERRGLKWYASSERARRGFCGECGTSLFWEPVDQPGTGILAGSLDQPSGLATIGHIFVAEKADFVEIAGAAPRFEGSSHGALEGDAL; encoded by the coding sequence ATGGAAGATTCGCAAGACCGGCATCGCGGCGGCTGCCTCTGCGGCGCCGTGCGCTACGAGGTGCGCGGGCCGCTGCGCGGCGTCGTGAACTGCTACTGCAGCCTGTGCCAGAAGCTGCACGGCGGCGTCGGCCCGCACAGCAAGGCCGACAAGGCGGCCATCACCCTCCTCGAGCGCCGCGGGCTCAAGTGGTACGCCAGCTCCGAGCGGGCGCGCCGCGGCTTCTGCGGCGAGTGCGGCACCAGCCTGTTCTGGGAGCCGGTCGACCAGCCCGGCACCGGGATCCTGGCCGGCTCGCTCGATCAGCCGAGTGGCCTCGCGACCATCGGCCACATCTTCGTCGCCGAGAAGGCCGACTTCGTCGAGATCGCCGGCGCAGCGCCGCGCTTCGAAGGCTCCTCCCACGGCGCCCTCGAGGGCGATGCGTTGTAA
- a CDS encoding HU family DNA-binding protein, with protein sequence MTVTKTQLADAYSAALTAELGEEWGCEFSRRDANRMLNALWPVVTDLALKDTKKRTPGSVPLGHLGRLKMRYKAATKSRKGTNPFTGEPTTFKAKPATLQPRFTAGKALKDEAAKYFRYKMK encoded by the coding sequence ATGACTGTTACCAAGACCCAGCTTGCCGACGCCTACTCCGCGGCCCTGACCGCCGAGCTCGGCGAGGAGTGGGGCTGCGAGTTCAGCCGCCGGGACGCCAACAGGATGCTCAACGCGCTCTGGCCGGTCGTCACCGACCTCGCGCTCAAGGACACCAAGAAGCGGACGCCGGGCAGCGTGCCGCTGGGCCACCTCGGCCGCCTGAAGATGCGCTACAAGGCCGCCACTAAGTCGCGCAAGGGCACCAACCCCTTCACCGGCGAGCCGACCACCTTCAAGGCCAAGCCGGCGACCCTGCAGCCGCGCTTCACCGCCGGCAAGGCGCTCAAGGACGAGGCCGCGAAATACTTCCGCTACAAGATGAAGTAG
- a CDS encoding OmpA family protein, whose translation MRQTIAIATAGLAVLALAACGTVVDQFDDKYQRAQEAEVQGADFDRKLYEGYLEAAGRERAEFDWPASRRFAIKALEAADGQRVAPDLLRDHSLPSESEAELSKARKQLVTALYGGAAGLNAEQAARAQVAFDCWIQEAAEDHQAEDIAACRDNFYASMEALQRPPYLVYFPLGSANVDDDGKILVKKAAAAVKTGFTSKITVVGHADQVGPSEVNMTLSQKRADEVKRLLEMSGVPADKIEAIGRGDTAPEVTAAAGTPEAGNRRAEIKFAP comes from the coding sequence ATGCGACAGACCATTGCAATCGCAACCGCCGGCCTTGCCGTGCTCGCCTTGGCGGCCTGCGGAACCGTCGTCGATCAGTTCGACGACAAGTATCAGCGCGCACAGGAGGCCGAGGTGCAGGGCGCCGACTTCGACCGCAAGCTCTACGAGGGCTACCTGGAGGCTGCAGGGCGCGAGCGCGCAGAGTTCGATTGGCCGGCATCGCGCCGCTTCGCCATCAAGGCGTTGGAGGCGGCGGACGGCCAGCGCGTCGCGCCGGATCTGCTGCGCGACCACAGCCTGCCGTCCGAGTCCGAGGCCGAGCTGTCCAAGGCGCGCAAGCAGTTGGTCACGGCGCTTTACGGCGGCGCGGCCGGCCTGAACGCCGAGCAGGCGGCGCGGGCCCAGGTCGCCTTCGACTGCTGGATCCAGGAAGCCGCGGAAGACCATCAGGCGGAGGACATCGCCGCCTGCCGCGACAACTTCTACGCCAGCATGGAGGCCCTGCAGAGGCCGCCCTACCTGGTCTACTTCCCCTTGGGCAGCGCGAACGTCGACGACGACGGCAAGATTCTGGTCAAGAAGGCGGCGGCCGCGGTCAAGACCGGCTTCACCAGCAAGATCACGGTCGTCGGCCACGCCGACCAGGTCGGCCCTTCAGAGGTCAACATGACCCTGTCCCAGAAGCGGGCCGACGAGGTCAAGCGGCTGCTGGAGATGTCCGGCGTGCCGGCCGACAAGATCGAGGCCATCGGCCGCGGCGACACCGCGCCGGAGGTCACGGCCGCCGCCGGCACCCCGGAGGCGGGCAACCGCCGCGCCGAGATCAAGTTCGCGCCCTAG
- a CDS encoding DUF2867 domain-containing protein → MGAVTRSALAAESGLHAFCAPGDFLDCYSVEIGRAGVPVAEIAQRIFLGLPAWINALLALRDLAVIPFGLKTTLALPKDRSIRPAVAVGEVINFFRVRSLAEDEIILGEDDRHLDFKIAVRRDGAAGRRISLATWVHPHNRLGRAYLRLILPFHVRIVTARLAALARDLAA, encoded by the coding sequence GTGGGCGCGGTGACCCGCAGCGCCCTGGCCGCCGAGAGCGGGCTCCACGCCTTCTGCGCGCCGGGGGACTTTCTCGATTGCTACAGCGTCGAGATCGGCCGCGCCGGGGTGCCGGTCGCGGAGATCGCCCAGCGGATCTTCCTCGGCTTGCCGGCCTGGATCAACGCGCTGCTGGCGCTGCGCGATCTCGCGGTGATCCCCTTCGGCCTGAAGACGACCCTGGCCCTGCCGAAGGACAGGAGCATCCGGCCCGCGGTCGCGGTCGGCGAGGTGATCAACTTCTTCCGGGTGCGCAGCCTGGCCGAGGACGAGATCATCCTCGGCGAGGACGACCGCCACCTGGACTTCAAGATCGCGGTGCGCCGGGACGGCGCGGCCGGCCGCCGGATCTCCCTCGCCACCTGGGTCCACCCCCACAACCGCCTGGGCCGCGCCTACCTGCGCCTGATCCTGCCCTTCCATGTGCGGATCGTGACCGCGCGCCTGGCCGCCCTGGCGCGGGACTTGGCCGCTTAG
- a CDS encoding glutathione S-transferase family protein, with protein sequence MLELYFAPDSCALATHIALEDAGADYRLHRVDFEKGEQRSAAFLAVNPKGRVPALVTARGILTESPAMLAFVAQSYPEAGLAPLDDAFAFARLQAVNCYLCATLHVAHAHRMRGHRWADAPEAIAAMRRKVPESVGACWAYLEAEAFAGPFVMGEAYSIADPYLFTFAQWMEADGVDPGRFPKVAAHRERMRGRETVQAALRAEGA encoded by the coding sequence ATGCTGGAGCTCTACTTTGCGCCGGACAGCTGCGCGCTCGCGACCCACATCGCGCTGGAGGACGCCGGGGCGGACTACCGGCTGCACCGCGTCGACTTCGAGAAGGGCGAGCAGCGCAGCGCGGCCTTCCTGGCGGTCAACCCCAAGGGGCGGGTGCCGGCCCTGGTGACGGCGCGGGGTATCCTGACCGAATCGCCGGCCATGCTGGCCTTCGTCGCCCAGTCCTATCCCGAGGCGGGGCTGGCGCCGCTGGACGATGCCTTCGCCTTCGCCCGGCTCCAGGCGGTCAACTGCTATCTCTGCGCGACCCTGCACGTCGCCCACGCCCACCGCATGCGCGGCCACCGCTGGGCCGACGCGCCCGAGGCCATCGCCGCCATGCGGCGCAAGGTGCCGGAGTCGGTCGGCGCCTGCTGGGCCTACCTGGAGGCGGAGGCCTTCGCCGGGCCCTTCGTGATGGGGGAGGCCTACTCGATCGCCGATCCCTACCTCTTCACCTTCGCCCAGTGGATGGAGGCGGACGGGGTCGACCCGGGGCGCTTTCCCAAGGTCGCGGCGCACCGCGAGAGGATGCGCGGGCGCGAGACGGTGCAGGCGGCCCTGCGGGCGGAAGGGGCCTAG
- a CDS encoding peptidoglycan-binding protein, with translation MSFKSGHFKSNGRLVLARSNSPPMRRGEANHAVRLVQKALIDLGYKLPISTKKYHTPDGIYGSETKKIVWKFQYDQKLASKDGDVGQQTLSKLDDLLWSRGIKFSPLPNLPPGSPGSHTDEVMNSQQVVLETLGTSNPLRTINFTLSWHQLSTDRKEKITILGRHYDKVASAIFNNQIGVDINYGYKSFAAYSSPANIFIFSRPMTLSMNDRSAIIHEATHAVNDIQGPKVISGLFDEVVAFIAEALFWRKRAGRPKSQLEVYQVADQVAQSIISGDEVDDDIMQDLSSKVRQDPTYGPDTYGLSRYDGID, from the coding sequence ATGAGCTTTAAATCAGGCCACTTCAAATCTAACGGCAGATTGGTCCTAGCCCGTTCCAATTCTCCCCCGATGCGACGGGGGGAGGCCAATCATGCAGTTCGTTTAGTGCAGAAAGCGCTAATTGATCTGGGTTACAAATTGCCAATCTCAACGAAAAAGTACCATACACCGGATGGGATCTATGGATCAGAGACAAAGAAGATAGTGTGGAAATTCCAGTATGATCAGAAGTTGGCATCAAAGGATGGCGACGTTGGGCAACAGACACTGTCTAAGTTGGATGATCTGCTCTGGAGTAGAGGGATAAAATTCAGCCCACTCCCGAATCTCCCTCCAGGTTCTCCTGGTTCGCACACCGACGAGGTCATGAATTCGCAGCAAGTCGTTCTTGAGACCTTGGGAACATCCAATCCTTTACGTACAATTAATTTCACTTTGAGCTGGCATCAATTAAGTACAGACCGGAAGGAGAAAATAACTATCCTTGGCCGCCATTATGATAAAGTCGCTAGCGCAATATTCAACAATCAGATTGGCGTTGATATTAACTATGGATACAAGTCTTTTGCAGCCTACTCGTCACCAGCCAATATCTTTATTTTCTCTCGACCAATGACGCTTTCAATGAATGACCGTTCAGCGATCATTCATGAGGCGACTCACGCGGTCAATGACATACAAGGACCGAAAGTCATAAGTGGGTTATTTGACGAAGTGGTAGCGTTTATTGCTGAAGCGTTGTTTTGGCGTAAGCGAGCCGGCCGTCCAAAGAGCCAATTGGAAGTGTATCAGGTCGCTGACCAAGTTGCCCAATCGATCATTAGCGGTGATGAAGTAGATGATGACATAATGCAAGATCTATCGAGCAAAGTTCGACAAGATCCGACATATGGCCCCGATACTTATGGTTTATCTCGATACGACGGTATTGATTAA
- a CDS encoding ABC transporter ATP-binding protein — protein sequence MLALEEIHTYYGESHVLRGVSLEVPKGAVVALLGRNGAGKTTTLRSVMGLTPARRGRVVFEGEDITRRRTQWIARRGLSFLPETRGIFPSLSVEENLAIAAGRRPGPWSLARIHRLFPCLAERRRQGGGVLSGGEQQMLAIARALLLNPELLILDEPTEGLAPVIVREVQRHLQAVKDEGLTILLVEQSFHFATALADTAYVLGKGRVQWQGPSAALVADTEVQKAWLGI from the coding sequence CTGCTGGCGCTGGAGGAGATCCACACCTACTACGGCGAGAGCCACGTCCTGCGCGGCGTGTCACTGGAGGTGCCAAAGGGCGCGGTGGTCGCCCTGCTCGGGCGCAACGGGGCGGGCAAGACCACGACCCTGCGCTCGGTCATGGGGCTGACCCCGGCGCGGCGCGGCCGGGTGGTCTTCGAGGGCGAGGACATCACCCGGCGCCGGACGCAGTGGATCGCGCGGCGCGGCCTCTCCTTCCTGCCCGAGACCCGGGGCATCTTCCCTTCGCTCAGCGTGGAGGAGAACCTGGCCATCGCGGCGGGCCGCCGGCCCGGGCCCTGGAGCCTAGCGCGGATCCACCGGCTCTTCCCGTGCCTCGCCGAGCGGCGGCGCCAGGGCGGCGGGGTGCTCTCCGGCGGCGAGCAGCAGATGCTGGCCATCGCCCGGGCCCTGCTGCTGAACCCGGAGCTGCTGATCCTGGACGAGCCGACCGAGGGTCTGGCCCCGGTCATCGTGCGCGAGGTGCAGCGGCACCTGCAGGCGGTCAAGGACGAAGGCCTGACCATCCTCCTGGTCGAGCAGAGCTTCCACTTCGCGACCGCGCTGGCGGATACCGCCTACGTCCTCGGCAAGGGCCGGGTCCAGTGGCAGGGCCCGAGCGCGGCGCTGGTGGCGGACACGGAGGTGCAGAAGGCCTGGTTGGGGATTTAA
- a CDS encoding ABC transporter ATP-binding protein, with protein MPETGAAQPLLRTEGLSKHFRGLQVTREVALEIPAGRRHAIIGPNGAGKTTLFNLLAGELQPSAGRIILEGRDITALPPDRRARLGLSRSFQKNNLFESESVRDNLLLADLARRGKGHVFWRRLAADRAAREAAERVATAVDLLDRLDQPVRALSYGARRQLEVGLAMMAAPRVLLLDEPTSGMSPEETGMMMRLIDSLPRDLTVLIIEHEMEVVFAHAERITVLNYGEVLLEGTPAEVRGSELVQRTYLGRPED; from the coding sequence ATGCCTGAGACCGGCGCGGCACAGCCGCTGCTGCGCACCGAGGGGCTGAGCAAGCACTTCCGCGGCCTGCAGGTGACCCGGGAGGTCGCGCTCGAGATCCCGGCCGGGCGGCGCCACGCGATCATCGGGCCGAACGGCGCCGGCAAGACCACCCTGTTCAACCTGCTGGCCGGGGAGCTTCAGCCCTCGGCCGGGCGGATCATCCTGGAGGGCCGCGACATCACCGCCCTGCCGCCGGACCGGCGCGCCCGGCTCGGCCTGTCGCGCAGCTTCCAGAAGAACAACCTCTTCGAAAGCGAGTCCGTGCGCGACAACCTGCTGCTCGCCGACCTGGCGCGGCGCGGCAAGGGCCACGTCTTCTGGCGGCGGCTCGCGGCCGACCGGGCGGCGCGGGAGGCGGCCGAGCGCGTCGCCACCGCGGTCGACCTGCTGGACCGGCTCGACCAGCCGGTGCGCGCGCTCTCCTACGGCGCCCGGCGGCAGCTCGAGGTCGGCCTGGCGATGATGGCCGCGCCGCGGGTGTTGCTGCTCGACGAGCCGACCTCGGGGATGAGCCCGGAGGAGACCGGGATGATGATGCGGCTGATCGATTCCCTGCCGCGCGACCTCACCGTCCTGATCATCGAGCACGAGATGGAGGTGGTCTTCGCCCACGCCGAGCGGATCACCGTGCTCAACTACGGCGAGGTCCTGCTCGAGGGCACGCCGGCGGAGGTCCGCGGCTCGGAGCTGGTCCAGCGGACCTACCTCGGCAGGCCGGAGGACTGA
- a CDS encoding branched-chain amino acid ABC transporter permease, with protein sequence MLKGLTFRDGVAGLVFLGLLGYAARAEYFGLELLAEIAIFAVLAMSLDLLAGVTGLVSLGHAAFFGLGAYGFAALTVLLGWPPGLALLIAPLATGVLALVVGAIVTRVRGIFFIMITLAFGEMGHEFVFKSRALGGDDGLAGIPRLDLSALGLELAEPRTFAVAAILVAVLVYLALAWLLATPYGKALAGIHSNEQRLRALGLPVRAYKTSAFALAGAIAGLAGVLAAQHTQFITPQLLHWTTSGEILVMVILGGLATLVGPVVGAILLTLLRHELSNYTDYWGLWLGLFLILVVVSGRNGLVGAAAQLWQRWRPRREGARGHA encoded by the coding sequence GTGCTGAAGGGACTCACCTTCCGCGACGGGGTCGCCGGGCTGGTCTTCCTCGGCCTGCTTGGGTACGCGGCCCGGGCCGAGTACTTCGGCCTGGAGCTGCTGGCCGAGATCGCGATCTTTGCGGTCCTGGCCATGAGCCTGGACCTGCTGGCCGGGGTGACCGGCCTGGTCTCCCTGGGCCACGCCGCCTTCTTCGGGCTCGGCGCCTACGGCTTCGCGGCGCTGACCGTCCTCCTGGGCTGGCCGCCCGGCCTGGCGCTACTGATCGCGCCCCTGGCGACCGGGGTGCTGGCCTTGGTGGTCGGGGCCATCGTGACCCGGGTGCGCGGGATCTTCTTCATCATGATCACGCTGGCCTTCGGGGAGATGGGCCACGAGTTCGTCTTCAAGTCCCGGGCCCTGGGCGGCGACGACGGCCTGGCCGGGATCCCGCGCCTCGACCTTTCGGCGCTGGGCCTGGAGCTGGCCGAGCCGCGGACTTTCGCGGTCGCCGCGATCCTGGTCGCGGTCCTGGTCTACCTCGCGCTGGCCTGGCTCCTGGCGACTCCCTACGGCAAGGCGCTCGCCGGGATCCACAGCAACGAGCAGCGCCTGCGCGCGCTGGGCCTGCCGGTGCGGGCCTACAAGACCAGCGCCTTCGCGCTGGCCGGCGCGATCGCCGGGCTGGCCGGGGTGCTGGCCGCCCAGCACACCCAGTTCATCACCCCGCAGCTGCTGCACTGGACGACCTCGGGCGAGATCCTAGTGATGGTCATCCTGGGCGGCCTGGCGACCCTGGTCGGGCCGGTGGTCGGCGCAATCCTCTTGACCCTGCTGCGCCACGAGCTGTCGAACTACACCGATTACTGGGGGCTCTGGCTCGGGCTGTTCCTGATCCTGGTGGTGGTCAGCGGGCGCAACGGCCTGGTCGGGGCCGCGGCCCAGCTTTGGCAGAGGTGGCGGCCGCGGCGGGAGGGGGCGCGCGGCCATGCCTGA